The proteins below come from a single Candidatus Aegiribacteria sp. genomic window:
- a CDS encoding transketolase, producing MSSSTQKTLKEFCRNARGDIIKMTTLAGSGHPGGSMSSLEIFALLWSQASVDPKKPLKDGRDRIIVSHGHTSPGVYATLGGLGYFDIERAVATFRKAGSPFEGHIERSIPGIELTTGNLGQGVSAGAGMALADRTRGIHNHVWVVTGDGEQQKGQIAEARRFIRNYGLNNITVVVDCNGLQISGRTDRVMYTDIAAGYRADGWDVTEVDGHSLSALYRALRPDETSREPRLVMAMTVMGKGVSFMENDAQYHGKALTPEQAGSALSELGLNNDLDELARLRECGWKNKEDFNLKFSCRVLDNEGTPIIYERNHKGDNRSAFGAALLDLAKMNADNLPIVFDCDLAGSVKTKQFGIEYPDHFFQSGIMEHNTATAAGAASISEKVVFWSDFGVFAADETFNQHRLNDINLTNLKVVATHCGLDVGMDGKTHHCINYISLMGTLYHYNTVVPADPNQTDRVIRYAATHPGNFFIAMGRSKLPVITKENGEPFFGRDYRFEYGLHDHIGEGSDIAIVAMGNMVYRAIKTREMLRDSSISAAVYAVSCPLCINPGLLDELSDYRLVLTLEDHDVDTGMGSKMAVAISRFQKTINLRRKGITQYGASGDSEDLYRMAGLLPEQIAEYILTELS from the coding sequence ATTTCATCCAGTACACAGAAAACCCTGAAGGAATTCTGCCGGAACGCCAGAGGCGATATTATAAAGATGACTACACTTGCGGGAAGCGGCCATCCCGGCGGTTCGATGTCTTCACTCGAAATCTTTGCCCTGCTATGGTCCCAGGCCAGCGTAGACCCTAAGAAACCTCTGAAGGACGGCCGGGACAGGATAATCGTGAGTCACGGGCATACTTCCCCCGGAGTCTATGCCACACTTGGCGGACTGGGGTACTTCGATATCGAGAGGGCTGTCGCTACCTTCAGAAAAGCCGGAAGCCCTTTTGAGGGGCATATAGAAAGATCAATCCCGGGAATCGAGCTGACAACAGGTAACCTCGGCCAGGGAGTATCGGCCGGAGCGGGAATGGCGCTCGCCGACAGGACCAGGGGCATACATAACCATGTATGGGTTGTCACCGGTGACGGAGAACAGCAGAAGGGGCAGATAGCTGAAGCCCGGCGATTCATTCGGAACTACGGGCTGAACAATATTACAGTTGTTGTGGACTGCAACGGCCTTCAGATATCCGGACGCACGGACAGAGTGATGTATACGGATATAGCCGCCGGATACAGGGCTGACGGATGGGATGTCACCGAGGTTGACGGCCACAGCCTTTCCGCGCTTTACAGGGCGCTGAGACCGGATGAGACATCCAGAGAACCCAGGCTTGTCATGGCGATGACCGTCATGGGAAAAGGTGTCTCATTCATGGAAAATGATGCCCAGTACCATGGTAAAGCCCTCACACCCGAGCAGGCTGGATCAGCGTTGTCCGAACTCGGGCTGAATAACGATCTTGATGAACTCGCCAGATTAAGAGAATGCGGCTGGAAGAACAAGGAAGACTTCAACCTGAAATTTTCCTGCAGGGTACTTGATAATGAAGGAACACCTATTATCTACGAAAGGAATCACAAAGGAGATAACAGAAGCGCTTTCGGCGCCGCGCTTTTAGACCTCGCAAAGATGAACGCTGATAACCTGCCGATTGTTTTCGACTGTGACCTTGCCGGATCTGTAAAAACAAAGCAGTTCGGAATCGAATATCCAGATCATTTCTTTCAGTCCGGCATCATGGAGCATAATACCGCGACCGCTGCCGGTGCCGCCTCAATATCAGAGAAAGTTGTTTTCTGGTCGGATTTCGGGGTTTTCGCTGCCGACGAAACCTTCAACCAGCACAGGCTCAACGATATCAATTTAACGAACCTGAAGGTTGTTGCAACCCATTGCGGGCTTGATGTCGGAATGGATGGAAAAACACATCATTGTATTAATTACATAAGCCTTATGGGAACGCTCTACCATTACAACACTGTCGTACCCGCTGACCCTAACCAGACCGACAGGGTGATCAGGTACGCGGCGACACATCCGGGAAATTTTTTCATCGCCATGGGAAGATCGAAACTCCCGGTTATCACGAAAGAGAACGGAGAACCATTCTTCGGCAGGGATTACAGATTCGAATACGGCCTCCACGATCACATCGGAGAAGGTTCCGATATTGCCATTGTAGCCATGGGCAACATGGTCTATAGAGCGATAAAAACAAGAGAAATGTTGCGTGATAGCAGTATTTCAGCGGCCGTCTACGCTGTAAGCTGTCCCCTGTGCATTAATCCTGGACTGCTGGATGAATTATCGGACTACAGACTTGTCCTGACGCTTGAGGATCATGATGTGGATACCGGCATGGGATCGAAGATGGCAGTCGCCATCTCCCGCTTCCAGAAAACGATTAATCTCAGGAGAAAAGGCATAACGCAGTACGGAGCATCGGGCGATTCCGAAGACCTTTACAGGATGGCAGGGCTGCTCCCCGAACAGATAGCGGAGTACATACTGACTGAACTATCCTGA
- a CDS encoding tyrosine-type recombinase/integrase — protein sequence MLFLFRNVFHREPKEIDAVCARKPSRLPVVLSREEVGQVILETDGIANLVIRLLYSSGLRLSEALRLRIQDVNLERKSVTVRSGKGDKDRITAEENVAVGTAPM from the coding sequence TTGTTGTTTCTATTCCGGAATGTTTTTCACAGAGAACCGAAGGAAATAGACGCTGTTTGCGCAAGAAAACCATCAAGATTACCTGTTGTTCTATCCAGGGAAGAAGTAGGACAGGTAATTTTGGAAACTGATGGTATAGCGAATCTGGTTATTAGATTGCTCTATTCAAGTGGGTTGAGATTATCTGAGGCATTAAGATTACGAATTCAGGATGTGAACCTTGAAAGAAAGTCGGTTACTGTAAGAAGCGGGAAGGGAGATAAAGACAGAATCACTGCTGAAGAGAATGTGGCAGTGGGAACCGCACCGATGTAA
- a CDS encoding beta-N-acetylglucosaminidase domain-containing protein has protein sequence MLCGIVEGFYGRPYNPRRRSILIDYLSMLDKAGYVYAPKNDAFHRLRWREHYPEDEWSELSGTIDAAVSRGLEFIFGISPWQFRSGDSGTLRSKAERAVDAGAAGVAVLFDDIPERADASLAVRQLQLAEEALEGFDCTIYLCPSIYCMELLDRYDGGEYLAAWRDNIPREWHTFWTGDGVISKELDKNSLTAAQELLGGKPILWDNLLADDYCLRRIYLAGLEGRIPEGYSYFLNPSSCFLVALHSVYMLLKASGVSCGWFPELGDMPEAWKIISGFHHLPWHTDNRTESLLGELKNAVSEGPSEQLIAELRYMSCILGRFIDSLGETEDGFELMSYVADVKKIIGWWEDALELQSPSERISRLTYLMFQRLPFDHPLSMITAELSTNNRKGEQ, from the coding sequence ATGTTATGCGGAATCGTTGAAGGTTTTTATGGCAGGCCGTATAATCCACGAAGGAGGAGCATCTTAATCGATTATCTATCGATGCTGGATAAAGCCGGATACGTATACGCTCCCAAGAACGATGCCTTTCACAGACTCAGGTGGAGAGAGCATTATCCTGAAGATGAATGGTCGGAATTGTCGGGAACGATTGATGCCGCCGTCAGCCGCGGACTGGAGTTCATATTCGGTATAAGTCCATGGCAATTCCGAAGTGGAGATTCAGGTACTCTCAGAAGTAAGGCTGAAAGGGCTGTTGACGCAGGAGCAGCGGGGGTAGCTGTTCTCTTTGATGACATACCCGAAAGAGCGGACGCGTCACTTGCTGTCCGCCAGCTTCAACTGGCGGAAGAAGCTCTGGAAGGTTTCGACTGCACGATATATCTCTGTCCTTCAATATACTGCATGGAACTTCTGGACAGGTACGATGGCGGTGAATACCTTGCGGCCTGGAGGGACAATATACCCCGCGAATGGCACACATTCTGGACGGGGGACGGAGTGATCTCAAAAGAGCTTGACAAAAACTCTTTAACGGCAGCACAGGAATTGCTGGGCGGGAAGCCGATTTTATGGGATAATCTCCTGGCTGACGATTACTGTCTTAGAAGAATATACCTTGCCGGCCTGGAGGGAAGGATACCGGAAGGTTATTCGTACTTCCTCAATCCTTCCTCATGTTTTCTGGTGGCTCTTCATTCGGTTTATATGCTTCTTAAGGCTTCAGGCGTCAGCTGCGGATGGTTTCCGGAACTGGGTGATATGCCGGAGGCCTGGAAAATCATCAGTGGATTTCACCATCTTCCCTGGCATACGGATAACAGGACTGAATCCCTGCTGGGGGAACTCAAAAACGCCGTTTCTGAAGGTCCTTCAGAACAGCTGATCGCAGAACTCAGGTACATGTCCTGTATTCTGGGCAGATTCATCGATTCTCTGGGGGAAACCGAGGATGGCTTTGAATTGATGTCTTATGTTGCTGATGTGAAGAAGATCATCGGCTGGTGGGAAGATGCGCTTGAGCTACAATCCCCTTCAGAGCGAATCTCAAGGCTTACATATCTCATGTTTCAAAGGCTTCCTTTTGATCATCCACTCTCAATGATTACCGCGGAGCTTTCAACGAACAACAGAAAAGGGGAACAATGA
- the thyX gene encoding FAD-dependent thymidylate synthase, whose translation MNIQLAGYNTDVQNGGNTPETLSASYARISRDPRPINVLRKEAAGEVKKARASNRRIIFDYGHGSVAEHAVFNFDILDVSRLAAEELQSFRLASFTEKSQRYIRIGEDLILPPELDDSSGFRETASGLFQLYNKLYDGLLRNGLKKDNAKEDARYILPLATSCQMGMTVNARELEHMVRRLSCHPFAEVRMIAGKLLELAMDAAPSLFLFLEPTAMDLFSHSMSPVESPQSDSVVLLDCDDDSKVGPLLVQWNSGLSIKTAGKKWAELGEQGREGLFAEVLSGIGIHDSLPRIWEFFRAEFQLILSATAYAQLKRHRLCTRLVSVYDPILGVTVPQSISDAGLEEEFLKGTEEAEKTAGTLEELYPYMLTNANRRRVILSMNGRELHHFSRLREDAHAQWDIREIAHRMMLILKEKAPLTFMISGGKSEVSDLLK comes from the coding sequence ATGAATATCCAGCTGGCTGGATACAACACCGATGTACAGAACGGGGGAAATACGCCTGAAACACTTTCCGCTTCCTATGCGCGGATAAGCCGGGATCCAAGGCCGATCAATGTTCTTCGGAAGGAAGCAGCCGGTGAAGTGAAAAAAGCCCGTGCTTCAAACAGGCGCATCATCTTCGATTACGGCCACGGGTCCGTCGCAGAGCATGCCGTTTTTAATTTTGATATTCTGGATGTTTCAAGGCTCGCGGCCGAGGAGCTTCAGAGTTTCCGCCTTGCCAGTTTTACAGAGAAGTCACAGAGGTACATCCGCATAGGTGAGGATCTGATACTGCCCCCGGAACTTGATGATTCGTCAGGTTTCAGAGAAACCGCTTCAGGTCTTTTCCAGCTTTACAACAAACTTTACGACGGTCTTCTCAGAAACGGTTTGAAAAAGGACAATGCGAAAGAGGATGCCAGATACATTCTTCCCCTTGCCACCTCATGCCAGATGGGCATGACAGTGAATGCAAGGGAACTGGAACACATGGTGCGGAGACTGTCGTGTCATCCCTTTGCTGAAGTAAGGATGATTGCCGGCAAACTTCTGGAACTCGCCATGGATGCTGCTCCATCACTGTTCCTGTTTCTCGAGCCCACAGCCATGGATTTATTTTCTCATTCGATGTCCCCGGTTGAATCCCCGCAATCGGATAGCGTAGTTCTTCTTGATTGCGATGACGATTCAAAGGTGGGACCTCTTCTTGTTCAGTGGAACAGCGGCTTGTCCATCAAGACCGCCGGTAAGAAATGGGCTGAACTTGGCGAACAGGGCAGGGAGGGGCTTTTCGCTGAAGTCCTTTCCGGGATTGGAATTCATGATTCGTTACCCAGAATCTGGGAGTTTTTCAGGGCGGAGTTCCAGCTGATTCTTTCGGCTACGGCTTACGCCCAGCTTAAACGCCATCGACTATGCACCAGGCTGGTTTCGGTGTACGATCCCATTCTGGGTGTTACCGTTCCTCAAAGCATTTCCGATGCAGGTCTCGAAGAGGAATTTTTAAAAGGTACAGAAGAAGCGGAAAAAACGGCAGGCACACTGGAAGAACTGTATCCGTATATGTTGACCAATGCGAATAGAAGAAGAGTGATACTGAGCATGAACGGCCGGGAGCTTCACCACTTCTCAAGACTTCGGGAAGATGCCCACGCTCAGTGGGACATCAGAGAGATCGCTCATAGAATGATGTTAATCCTGAAAGAGAAGGCGCCCCTTACCTTCATGATTAGCGGCGGTAAATCCGAAGTATCAGATCTGTTGAAATGA
- a CDS encoding tyrosine-type recombinase/integrase has product MTVLSSRIIPDLENQIEKSRSMSNESKIPVSLPGVLGRKYPNAGREWKWQYLFPSGNAAVDPITGVVLRHHLHRSGIQRAMRNAVRSSGIAKHASIHTLRHSFATNNRNLDFKPFQELSRNSISVSISPNIYARN; this is encoded by the coding sequence ATCACAGTTCTCAGTTCCAGAATCATCCCGGATTTAGAGAATCAGATTGAAAAATCTCGGAGTATGTCTAATGAATCAAAAATCCCCGTATCTCTGCCAGGTGTTCTTGGAAGAAAATATCCAAATGCTGGTCGTGAATGGAAATGGCAGTATTTATTTCCGTCAGGAAATGCAGCAGTTGATCCAATAACCGGTGTAGTATTAAGACATCATTTACACCGATCAGGAATTCAGAGAGCCATGCGAAATGCTGTCAGGAGTTCAGGTATAGCTAAACATGCTAGCATTCATACGTTAAGACATTCATTTGCAACTAACAATAGGAATCTTGATTTCAAACCGTTCCAGGAATTGTCCCGAAACAGCATATCTGTCTCAATATCACCCAATATATATGCCAGAAATTGA
- the ftcD gene encoding glutamate formimidoyltransferase: protein MSRKIVESVPNISEGQNKELIDEVVKAASSVAGCKVLDVDPGAATNRTVITIAGNPEAVMEASFRLIKKAGELIDMRNQTGEHPRHGATDVCPFVPVSGVTMEECAELARRLGKRVGEELGIPVYLYEKAASKPEWEKLPNIREGEYEALPEKLGKPEWKPDFGPNEWNENIARTGVCTIGARNFLIAYNVNLNTKDPGVARDIGLTIRDNGRFLRDSNWKFIRDENGNKTKQQGKLRYCKATGWYIEEYDTAQVTMNLTDISVTPLHMGFEAVKDEAEKLGVRVTGSEVVGLLPLEAMLDAGRFYIEKQNRGLSSTGRQGKTTGVPQRELIETAIKSMGLGDVAPFDPEEKIIEYMVAEKNVNLSGMTCRDFADVLSTDSPAPGGGSAAALMGALGASLDAMVANLTVKNRKCRSDWDLMREIAPEAQSLKDNLLNAIDDDTAAFNAWMDAARHGGDVQTAVKMAIEVPLRVLMQCPDIIKMALSLEEKGMQASVSDAGVAAAAARAAAVSAYYNVLINLGEIEDTKFAESTKKKAEEYLAKSLKSADSVFNQVREKLIQKMEDRNS, encoded by the coding sequence ATGTCCAGAAAAATAGTCGAATCCGTTCCTAATATTTCGGAAGGACAGAATAAAGAGCTTATCGATGAAGTTGTAAAAGCCGCATCCTCTGTAGCCGGCTGCAAGGTTCTCGATGTCGATCCGGGAGCCGCTACGAACAGAACAGTAATAACAATAGCAGGCAACCCCGAAGCGGTAATGGAAGCATCATTTCGGCTTATAAAGAAGGCCGGAGAACTAATCGATATGCGAAATCAGACAGGTGAGCATCCAAGGCACGGCGCCACCGACGTCTGCCCCTTCGTACCCGTTTCAGGCGTAACGATGGAGGAGTGCGCCGAACTCGCCAGGAGACTCGGCAAGCGGGTTGGCGAGGAACTTGGAATACCTGTTTACCTTTACGAGAAGGCTGCTTCAAAACCGGAATGGGAGAAGCTTCCCAACATCCGGGAGGGTGAATACGAGGCTCTTCCGGAAAAACTTGGCAAACCCGAATGGAAACCGGATTTCGGCCCCAACGAATGGAATGAAAACATCGCGAGAACCGGAGTTTGTACAATAGGAGCAAGAAATTTCCTCATAGCTTACAATGTGAACCTCAACACGAAAGATCCCGGCGTAGCCCGGGACATAGGCCTTACCATCAGAGACAACGGCAGATTTCTTCGTGACAGTAACTGGAAATTCATCCGTGATGAAAACGGTAACAAAACGAAGCAGCAGGGCAAGCTCCGGTACTGCAAGGCAACAGGCTGGTACATAGAGGAGTACGATACGGCCCAGGTTACAATGAATCTCACGGATATTTCAGTTACTCCCCTTCATATGGGTTTCGAGGCTGTAAAGGATGAGGCTGAGAAGCTTGGTGTGAGAGTCACGGGCTCAGAAGTGGTCGGACTTCTGCCTCTCGAAGCTATGCTTGACGCTGGAAGGTTCTATATCGAAAAGCAGAACAGGGGGCTTTCTTCGACCGGAAGACAGGGCAAGACAACCGGCGTCCCTCAGAGGGAACTGATTGAAACCGCCATCAAGTCAATGGGTCTAGGGGATGTCGCTCCCTTCGATCCTGAAGAGAAAATCATCGAGTACATGGTCGCCGAGAAGAACGTGAACCTTTCGGGCATGACATGCAGGGATTTTGCTGACGTACTGTCGACCGACTCTCCCGCTCCGGGGGGCGGTTCAGCCGCGGCGCTTATGGGAGCCCTCGGGGCTTCACTGGACGCGATGGTAGCCAACCTGACGGTAAAGAACAGAAAGTGCCGGAGTGACTGGGATCTCATGCGGGAGATCGCCCCGGAAGCTCAATCCCTCAAGGATAATCTGCTTAACGCTATCGATGATGACACCGCCGCCTTCAACGCCTGGATGGACGCGGCCAGGCACGGAGGAGACGTACAGACAGCCGTGAAAATGGCGATAGAAGTTCCCCTCAGGGTACTCATGCAGTGCCCCGATATTATAAAAATGGCTTTATCACTTGAAGAAAAGGGAATGCAGGCCTCGGTTTCCGATGCTGGTGTGGCCGCTGCGGCAGCCAGGGCTGCAGCGGTGAGCGCGTACTACAATGTGCTTATTAATCTTGGAGAGATCGAGGATACGAAGTTCGCTGAGAGTACAAAGAAAAAAGCGGAGGAATACCTGGCGAAATCATTGAAAAGCGCCGACAGCGTATTCAATCAAGTTCGGGAAAAACTCATTCAAAAAATGGAGGACCGGAACTCTTGA